A single window of Nicotiana sylvestris chromosome 3, ASM39365v2, whole genome shotgun sequence DNA harbors:
- the LOC138887110 gene encoding uncharacterized protein: protein MGFLQPVPQTRHNPASPAYKAGVRCAYHSGEEGHDTNDCWTLRRAIESLIEQGKIVLRDEEVPNVTNNPLPAHNNGPLIGMICEDKEFDPALKAIIAIVDVERKPKAASKQEKGEKKTNTIKAELEKKAETKTEKMVPSKNEVLYIPRGRSEKPQRFEIKRAIPMYVSKGAYMVRGTIKLPRLNEPVVIGRVPQKLMTDPSMVPWNYQQTLVTYKGKEITGELPENTSAGKYSDTQEVNNTTWKRFPPKKPVSAEEAEAFFQKMNMPDYEVVDQLRKYPEQVSMLSLLMRSAEHQKILLKTLNEAYVPAETSVEQLERMTERFFAVNQVSFSKNYLPPEGAAHNKALHLTVKCEDYYVKGVMLDGGSGVDICPLSTLQRMEIGTGRILPNNVCVRAFDGIKRDTLREIDLILTIGPVEFEVTFQVLDMDTSYNFLLGRPWIHAAGAVPSTLHQMVKFEDEDREIVVHGEDGQSVYRDPSTPCLEAREGREHTIYQVFEVVLAEQYEEGSHCPQPFLSNASIMVAKEMVRQGFKPGKGLGKSLQGITELITLPSTKKLFGLGFQPTPKDEDWAKKRKNEGWKLPRPLPHLYETFVRTRYIEEEDDEAFTAEEIEEICGTMREMLYETHMVQLGEGTSTAEVLYMGPNAKLQNWEATPFPVRQESE, encoded by the coding sequence atgggtttcctgcaaccagtccctcagacaaggcacaatccagcatcacctgcttacaaagccggtgtcaggtgtgcttatcattcaggagaagaagggcatgataccaatgattgttggactttaagaagGGCAATAGAGAGCTTAATAGAACAAGGAAAGATAGtattaagggacgaggaggtcccaaatgtgaccaacaatccgttgcccgctcacaataatgggccgttgattgggatgatctgtgaggacaaggagtttgatcctgccctgaaagctataatcgccattgtcgatgtAGAGAGAAAGCCTAAAGCAGCCTCGAAgcaagagaaaggggaaaagaagactaaTACTATCAAGGCTGAGCTCGAAAAGAAGGCTGAGACAAAGACAGAGAAGATGGTGCCTTCGAAGAATGAGGTTCTCTATATTCCACGAGGTCGATCAGAGAAGCCACAGAGATTCGAAATAAAAAGGGCAATACCAATGTACGTGTCGAAAGGGGCCTAtatggtccgggggacgattaaactgcctcggctgaatgagccagtggttatcggacgcgtaccaCAGAAGCTAATGACAGACCCGTCTATggtaccgtggaattatcaacaaacattggttacatacaaaggcaaagaaatcacgGGAGAACTGCCAGAAAATACTTCTGCTGGAAAATATTCAGACACTCAAGAAGTGAACAACACCACATGGAAGcgcttcccacccaagaagcctgtaagcgctGAAGAAGCAGAGGCTTTCTTCCAGAAGATGAATATGCCTGACTATGAAGTGGTGGATCAGTTGCGCAAGTACCCTGAACAAGTGTCTATGCTATCTTTGCTAATGAGGTCCGCCGAACATCAGAAGATCCTGCTCAAAACCTTGAACGAAGCGTATGTACCGGCTGagacttcagttgaacaactTGAAAGAATGACAGAAAGGTTCTTTGCGGTTAATCAAGTTTCTTTTAGCAAGAACTATTTGCCTCCggagggagcagctcacaacaaggctttacatctgacagtcaagtgtgaagactactacgtcaagggagtaatgttggatgggggttcgggtgttgacatttgcccgctctccacgctgcaaagaatggaaattgggaccggaaggatTCTCCCCAATAATGTCTGTGTAAGAGCTTTTGATGGtatcaagagggacaccctcagAGAAATAGACCTGATATTGACTATCGGGCCGGTGGAGTtcgaagtaaccttccaggtactggatatggacacatcttacaattttctcctcggaagaccttggattcacgcTGCGGGGGCTGTACCctccactctccaccaaatggtgaagtttgaagatgaagatcgggaaattgtggtccacggagaagacggaCAATCtgtttatcgggacccatccaccccatgtcttgaagcaagagaaggGAGGGAGCACACaatttatcaggtttttgaagttgtgctggcggagcagtatgaagaagggAGCCATTgtccccaacctttcttgtccaacgcTTCAATCATGGTTGCTAAAGAAATGGTCCGACAGGGATTCAAACCGGGAAAAGGGCTTGGAAAATcgctgcaaggaataacggaacttatcaccttgccttccactaaGAAACTCTTTGGGCTAGGTTTCCAACctactccaaaagatgaagattgggcgaagaagagaaaaaatgagGGATGGAAGTTGCCTCGACCATTGCCACATTTGTATGAAACTTTCGTCAGAACAAGGTacatcgaagaagaagatgacgagGCATTTACGGCCGAAGAGATTGAAGAAATATGTGGGacaatgagagaaatgctttaCGAAACTCACATGGTTCAGctgggagaaggcacaagcaccgctgaggtgctatacATGGGGCCAAATGCTAAGCTTCAAAATTGGGAGGCCACACCGTTCCCAGTTAGGCAGGAGTCCgagtag